Genomic segment of Actinomycetota bacterium:
CTGCGCGGCGGCGGGAGACGTAAGGCGCTCGCCGTGGGGCTGCTCGTCGCCGGTGCAGCCGGGACGGTGGCCGCGGTCGCCCGCTTCCCGCTGGCGATCTGGAACCCCGGCGTGTACACGCAGAGCCCGATCACCTACTCGCTGGCGATCGACATGGGGACCCTCGCGCCGCTGCCCAGAGGCTCGTTCGCCGGGTCGCCGCTCCTGGTCGTCGTCGGCCTGCTCGTCGCCGTCGTCGTGTTCGCCGTCGCCCTCCAGGCCCTGGCCGGCAGGCCGGGCGGGACGGCGCGCGTCTCGCCCCGACGTCTCACCGTCTCGCTCGCGATGGCCGGCGCCGCCGTCGCGCTGCTCGTGGCGCGCGACCCGGTCGTCGGATGGCTGTTCACCCTGAGTACGACCACACGGTTCCTCCTCGCGATCGTCGTGGCGGTGCTGCTCGGCGGCGGCCTCGGCGCGATCATCGAGGTGACCCTGATCCGCCCCCTGTACGAGCGTCCCATCTATCAGCTCATGGTGACTCTCGGGCTGGGGTTCGTCCTCATCGAACTGGTCCGCTCCGTGTGGGGACGGCCCGAGTTCACGATGGCGAAACCCGCCGCGTTCGCCGGGACCGGCGCCGGTTGTCCCGCCGAAGGGTTCCGAGGGCTGTTCAGCGGCTGTTCGACGGTCAAGATGTTCGGGGGGAGGGTGCGGACCTACAACGAGGCGTTCGTGATCGCGGTCGGGGTCCTCGTGCTCGTCACCGTCGCGCTGATCCTGAAGCGGACCCGCATCGGCATGATCATCAGGGCCGGTGTGCAGGACCGCGAAATGGTCGAGGCGCTCGGCATCAACGTGCGGCGCGTCTTCACGCTCGTGTTCGCGATCGGGACCGGTCTCGCCGCCCTCGGCGGTGTCATCGCAGCCCCTTCGATGGGACTGTCACCGCAGATGGGCGGCACCCTGCTGCTGCTGGCACTCATCGCGCTCGCGATCGGCGGGCTGACGAGCTTCCCCGGCGCGGCGGCGGGAGCCGTGCTCGTCGGGCTCGTCCAACAGTTCATCATCCGCTACGGACAGATCGGCATCGACCTTCCGTTCCTCGCCGAGCCGTTCAAACCGTCTCCGCCGCTCGTGCCAGCGTCGACGGTGCTGCTCATGGTCGTGATCCTGCTGCTGCTGCCCAACGGCCTGTTCGGAAAGAGCTCACGATGATCGCGACCCTGCTCAGACGCCGCCGGTGGCTGATCGTCGTGACGCTCGCCGCGGTCGTGTTCCCGTTCGTCGTGTCGATCCTCGTCGACGGTGCCGGCCCCGGCGCGGTGCTCAGCAACCAGGACGGCAACGCCAAGTTCCTCGAAGGTCTCGCCATCGAGATCTTCATCCTCGCCCTGTACGCGATCAGCTACGACCTCGTCCTCGGCGTCGCCGGGCTGCTGTCGTTCGGGCACGCCATGTTCTTCGCCGTCGGCGCCTACACGATCGGGATCATGCTGCGCAGCTTCGACATGGCGTTCCTGCCCGCACTCGGCGTCGTGCTGATCGCGGCGATCCTGCAGGCCGTCCTGTTCGCCATCGTGCTGCCGCGCGTCAAGGGGATCACGTTCGCGCTCGTCACCCTCGGCCTCGCGTCCGCGTTCGCGATCATCATCCAGTCGACCGAACTGGCCGACTACGCCGGCGCCGAGATCGGTCTTCAGGGGGTCATCTCGCCCGCCTGGCTCGACACGACCACCGAGCGGTTCCGTTTCTACCTCGTCGCCCTCACGATCCTGGTGATCGTCTACGTCGTCTACACGCGCCTCGTCGACTCGCCGACCGGAAAGGTTCTCGCCGGGATCCGCGAGAACGAGGACCGCGCCTCGATGCTGGGGTACAACACGTTCTGGTTCAAGCTGACCGCCCTGCTCGTGGCGTCCATAACCGCGGCGTTCGCCGGTGTGCTGCACACGCTGCACCAGCCGATCGTCACCCCCAACATCGCCGGTCTCGGCTGGACGGTCACCGCCCTGCTGGTCATCCTCATCGGCGGGGTCGGGACGGTGAGCGGAGCGGTCGTCGGCGCCGTCGTGTTCCGCCTCCTGCAGTTCTACCTCGACCGCTGGTTCGGCGGCGCCTCCAACATCCTGATCGGGCTCGCCTACATCGCGCTGGTTCTCTACCTGCCGTTCGGAATCGTCGGAACGTGGCGGGCGAGATCGCTCCAGATCGCCGCCGGACGCAGGAGACTCCTGTCGCGGCTCACCGGCAGGCACCCCGCCGCCGGGGGAGGGGGGTCCTGATGCCCCTCGACACGCTGCTCGCGCGCCATGCCCGCTACTACCCGGACAAGACGGCGGTCGTCTTCGGGGGCCACCGTCTCACGTTCAGGGAGTTCGACGTTCGGGTCAACCGTCTCGCCAACGCCCTGGGCGGGCTCGGGATCGCCAAAGGCGACAAGGTCGCGACCGTCCTCGACAACTCCCTGGAGCTGCTCGAGGTCTACCAGGCGGCCGCCAAGACAGGCATCGTGGTGGTCCCGCTCAGCCCGCTGCTGCGCGCCGGCGGCCTCTCGAACCAGATCGTCGACTCCGACGCCGTCGCGGTGATCACCCAGAGATCGATGGTGCCCCACGTCGACGCGGTACGTGACCGGCTCGGCGGCGTCGACCGGTTCATCCTCACCGACGCGACCGGTGTGCCCGGCTACGGCTCCTATCGAGAGCTCGTCGCGCACGCATCGGACGGNNNNNNNNNNNNNNNNACCCCCGACGACCCGTACAACATCATCTACTCGTCGGGAACGACGGGCCTGCCGAAGGGGATCGTGCACACGCACGCGATCCGCGAGGCGTACTGCACCGGGTTCGCGTCCTCATACCGGATTCACCCGGAGAGCGTCATCCTGCACGCCGGGTCCCTCGTGTTCAACGGGGCGTTCCTCACCCTCATGCCCGCCTTCTACCTGGGCTGCACCTACGTGCTGCACCGCTCCTTCGACGCACGGGCGATGATCGACGCCATCGCCGCCGAAGCGGTGACGCACATCATGACCGTGCCGTCCCAGCTCATCGACCTGCTCGCCCACGACGACTTCGACGAGGCGCACCTCGGGTCGCTGGAGATGATCTGCTCGGTCGGCGCGCCGTTGCACCTGGAACACAAACGTGAGATCGCCCGCCGGTTCCCCGCACGCTTCTACGAGCTGTACGGGCTCACCGAAGGGTTCATGACGATCCTCGATCGTGACGACTTCGCCCGCAAACCCGACTCGGTCGGTGTGCCGCCACCGCTGTACGAGATGCGCATCGTCGGCGACGACGGGCTCGACGTGGCCGCCGGTGAGGTCGGCGAGATCGTCGGGCGGGGACCGACCACCATGCCCGGCTACTACCGGCGGCCCGATCTGACCGCCGACGCGATCCGCGACGGATGGCTCTATTCGGGCGATCTCGGCTACGTCGACGACGACGGGTTCCTGTACCTCGTCGACCGCAAGAAGGACCTGATCATCTCCGGAGGCGTGAACGTCTACCCGAGGGACATCGAGGAGATCGTCGTCACCCATCCCGACGTCGCCGACGTCGCCGTGTTCGGCGTCCCCCACGAACGGTGGGGCGAGACGCCGGTCGCCGCAGTCGTCCTGCACGCCGGCGCGACGTCGTCACGCGAAACGATCATCGCCTGGGTGAACGAGCGGGTCTCGGCCCGCTTCCAGAAGATCGGCGACGTTACGATCCTCGACGCGTTCCCCCGCAGCGTCGCCGGCAAGACGCTGCGACGGGTCATCAAAGAGTCCTACACGGAAAGGGAGGTCACGTGAACGACCGAGATGTCGACACGAACGGGATCCGGCTGCACTACCTCGAGTACGGCACGTCCGGGCCGACGCTGCTCCTGATGCCGGGTCTGACCGCCAAC
This window contains:
- a CDS encoding branched-chain amino acid ABC transporter permease, with the translated sequence MTAPTASSRRAVWFHRNRTRITVLAVLGFLFLAALGGLDREDWLITILRGLAVGAITFLVASGLSLIFGLMDVLNLAHGEIFMLGAYLGWTVYTRPDTVVDVFVPMLLLGAPLVLMPWLRRGAARLRGGGRRKALAVGLLVAGAAGTVAAVARFPLAIWNPGVYTQSPITYSLAIDMGTLAPLPRGSFAGSPLLVVVGLLVAVVVFAVALQALAGRPGGTARVSPRRLTVSLAMAGAAVALLVARDPVVGWLFTLSTTTRFLLAIVVAVLLGGGLGAIIEVTLIRPLYERPIYQLMVTLGLGFVLIELVRSVWGRPEFTMAKPAAFAGTGAGCPAEGFRGLFSGCSTVKMFGGRVRTYNEAFVIAVGVLVLVTVALILKRTRIGMIIRAGVQDREMVEALGINVRRVFTLVFAIGTGLAALGGVIAAPSMGLSPQMGGTLLLLALIALAIGGLTSFPGAAAGAVLVGLVQQFIIRYGQIGIDLPFLAEPFKPSPPLVPASTVLLMVVILLLLPNGLFGKSSR
- a CDS encoding branched-chain amino acid ABC transporter permease — its product is MIATLLRRRRWLIVVTLAAVVFPFVVSILVDGAGPGAVLSNQDGNAKFLEGLAIEIFILALYAISYDLVLGVAGLLSFGHAMFFAVGAYTIGIMLRSFDMAFLPALGVVLIAAILQAVLFAIVLPRVKGITFALVTLGLASAFAIIIQSTELADYAGAEIGLQGVISPAWLDTTTERFRFYLVALTILVIVYVVYTRLVDSPTGKVLAGIRENEDRASMLGYNTFWFKLTALLVASITAAFAGVLHTLHQPIVTPNIAGLGWTVTALLVILIGGVGTVSGAVVGAVVFRLLQFYLDRWFGGASNILIGLAYIALVLYLPFGIVGTWRARSLQIAAGRRRLLSRLTGRHPAAGGGGS